A single genomic interval of Lathyrus oleraceus cultivar Zhongwan6 chromosome 7, CAAS_Psat_ZW6_1.0, whole genome shotgun sequence harbors:
- the LOC127100816 gene encoding ribonuclease S-2 yields MISIIPFILIHTLFYVGYSDDQPLTTTLPQSPTLFLPPFHIYHQISKPYSSYEPLEESKRRSPPPRRRSPPPPPRRRSPPPPPPRIRSPPPPPPRIRSPPPPPPRIRSPPPPPPRIRSPPPPPPSPPPPPPSPPPPPPSPSPSPPPPSPPPPPPPLSFDHFVLSQTWPPTYCKIKNNKCVSPEPLKFVIHGLWPSKKDTLIQDCDEKIIDVNDLEPLMEELNEDWPALFENDNQTEANIQLWVDQWNGHGTCSVELFEFVPYFEETLNVYHRNSIKDILIENDINPGGTFPKEIILNAIHTHILFMPQLRCKRINDTDYLFEIRLCLTASVELEYKDCDTPYSGCHNEDVYF; encoded by the exons ATGATTTCAATAATACCATTCATTTTGATTCACACTTTGTTTTATGTTGGATATTCTGATGATCAACCACTTACCACTACACTTCCACAATCACCAACATTATTCCTCCCACCTTTTCACATATACCATCAAATATCCAAACCATATTCTTCATATGAACCTCTCGAAGAAAGTAAGAGAAGATCTCCACCACCAAGGAGAAGAtctccaccaccaccacctaGGAGAAGATCCCCCCCACCACCACCACCAAGAATAAGAtctccaccaccaccaccacctagGATAAGAtctccaccaccaccaccacctagAATAAGAtctccaccaccaccaccacctagGATAAGATCTCCACCACCTCCACCTCCATCACCACCACCACCTCCTCCatcaccaccaccaccaccaccttCTCCATCACCATCACCACCTCCTCCATCACCACCTCCACCACCACCACCTCTTTCATTTGACCATTTCGTGTTATCACAGACATGGCCACCAACATATTGCAAGATTAAAAATAACAAATGTGTCTCTCCAGAGCCACTAAAGTTTGTCATTCACGGGTTGTGGCCAAGTAAAAAAGACACTCTGATACAAGATTGCGATGAAAAAATTATAGATGTTAATGAC CTTGAGCCACTAATGGAAGAACTTAATGAAGATTGGCCAGCATTATTTGAAAATGATAACCAAACAGAAGCGAACATTCAACTATGGGTTGACCAGTGGAATGGTCACGGGACTTGTTCGGTTGAGTTGTTCGAATTTGTTCCTTACTTTGAAGAGACATTAAATGTTTACCATCGAAATAGTATAAAAGACATCCTTATAGAGAATGATATTAATCCGGGCGGAACGTTTCCTAAAGAAATTATTCTCAATGCAATACACACACATATTTTATTTATGCCACAACTTCGATGCAAGCGGATTAATGATACAGATTATTTATTTGAAATAAGACTTTGCTTGACAGCGAGTGTTGAACTAGAGTATAAAGATTGTGATACTCCTTATAGTGGTTGTCACAATGAGGATGTGTATTTTTAA